The following coding sequences lie in one Micromonospora sp. R77 genomic window:
- a CDS encoding DUF3515 family protein, protein MTSSPAPEESRPADQAPRRDRATRRAALIATLVALPITVAVAGITFAKLSPDSPAAAPSPSATAARPQSTAPVELPAPTLAERPAVVCRALVSQLPDSVRDLRQRPVTSGPEQNAAYGDPALTVACGGSPPVFAKTDEVWTVNKVCWHPVEEADATVLTTVDRETPVRVRIPRDYAQPLQWVAPIADAIVSAVPSAKTAPAGCTP, encoded by the coding sequence ATCACTTCCTCCCCCGCTCCCGAGGAGTCCCGACCGGCCGACCAGGCCCCCCGCCGGGACCGGGCGACCCGCCGCGCGGCGCTGATCGCCACCCTGGTCGCCCTGCCGATCACCGTGGCCGTGGCCGGGATCACCTTCGCGAAGCTCTCCCCGGACTCCCCCGCCGCCGCGCCGAGCCCGTCGGCGACCGCCGCCCGGCCGCAGTCGACCGCCCCGGTGGAGCTGCCCGCGCCGACGCTCGCCGAACGGCCGGCCGTCGTCTGCCGGGCGCTGGTGTCGCAGCTTCCCGACAGCGTGCGTGACCTGCGGCAGCGCCCGGTCACGTCCGGTCCCGAGCAGAACGCCGCGTACGGTGATCCGGCGCTGACCGTCGCCTGCGGCGGCAGCCCACCGGTCTTCGCGAAGACCGACGAGGTGTGGACGGTCAACAAGGTCTGCTGGCATCCCGTCGAGGAGGCCGACGCCACCGTGCTCACCACGGTCGACCGGGAGACCCCCGTCCGGGTCCGGATACCCCGCGACTACGCCCAACCTCTTCAGTGGGTCGCCCCGATCGCCGACGCGATCGTCTCCGCCGTCCCCTCGGCGAAGACCGCCCCCGCCGGCTGCACCCCCTGA
- a CDS encoding Lrp/AsnC ligand binding domain-containing protein: protein MVQAYILIQTEVGRARDVAGLIADLAGVVRVDAVTGPYDVVVLTEANTVDELGKLIVSKVQMVPGITRTLTCSVVRL, encoded by the coding sequence GTGGTTCAGGCGTACATCCTCATCCAGACGGAGGTCGGGCGGGCGCGTGACGTGGCCGGTCTGATCGCGGACCTGGCCGGCGTGGTGCGCGTCGACGCCGTCACCGGGCCGTACGACGTGGTCGTGCTCACCGAGGCGAACACGGTGGACGAGCTCGGGAAACTCATCGTCAGCAAGGTGCAGATGGTGCCCGGCATCACCCGCACCCTCACGTGTTCGGTGGTGCGCCTGTAA
- a CDS encoding thiamine-phosphate kinase, with translation MTVAGVGEFGLIDRVTARLTYGESCLLGPGDDGAVVAAPDRRVVASTDVLVEGRHFRRDWSGARDVGHRAAAANLADIAAMGATPTALLVALCMPAELETGWAEELADGLGAEAATVGASVVGGDMSASPTLTIAVTALGDLAGRAPVVRSGARPGDVVAVAGRTGWAAAGCTVLSRGFRTPRLLVEAFRRPEVPYAEGPHAARLGATSMIDVSDGLLADLGHVAKASGVAIDVRRDAFEVPRQMRDAAQALGVDPYTWILGGGDDHALAATFPESVALPAQWRPVGRVADGAGVTVDGAAYDGPAGWDHFR, from the coding sequence ATGACGGTCGCGGGTGTCGGGGAGTTCGGACTGATCGACCGGGTGACCGCCCGGCTGACGTACGGGGAGAGTTGCCTGCTCGGCCCCGGCGACGACGGCGCGGTCGTCGCGGCGCCGGACCGGCGGGTGGTGGCCTCCACCGACGTGCTGGTCGAGGGGCGGCACTTCCGCCGGGACTGGTCCGGCGCGCGGGACGTCGGGCACCGGGCGGCGGCGGCGAACCTGGCCGACATCGCCGCGATGGGCGCCACCCCGACCGCCCTGCTGGTCGCCCTCTGCATGCCGGCCGAACTGGAGACCGGCTGGGCGGAGGAACTGGCCGACGGGCTCGGCGCGGAGGCCGCCACGGTGGGCGCGAGCGTGGTCGGCGGGGACATGTCGGCCAGTCCCACCCTGACCATCGCCGTCACCGCCCTCGGTGACCTGGCGGGCCGGGCCCCGGTGGTCCGGTCCGGCGCGCGCCCCGGCGACGTGGTGGCCGTGGCCGGGCGTACCGGCTGGGCGGCGGCCGGCTGCACCGTGCTGTCCCGGGGCTTCCGTACGCCCCGGCTGCTGGTCGAGGCGTTCCGCCGCCCCGAGGTGCCGTACGCCGAAGGCCCGCACGCCGCCCGGCTCGGGGCCACCTCGATGATCGACGTGTCGGACGGGCTGCTGGCCGACCTGGGGCACGTGGCGAAGGCCAGCGGGGTCGCGATCGACGTGCGCCGGGACGCCTTCGAGGTGCCCCGGCAGATGCGGGACGCCGCGCAGGCGCTCGGCGTCGACCCGTACACCTGGATCCTGGGCGGTGGCGACGACCACGCGCTGGCCGCGACCTTCCCGGAGTCGGTGGCGCTGCCCGCGCAATGGCGGCCGGTCGGCCGGGTGGCCGACGGCGCCGGGGTGACCGTCGACGGCGCGGCCTACGACGGGCCGGCCGGCTGGGACCACTTCCGCTGA
- a CDS encoding GNAT family N-acetyltransferase, which yields MSEIEILPRPFDAPESQALIRAALADLGRRYGGSGDETPVDATEFEPPAGTFLVAYLGGEPVGCGGWRSHGDDGETAELKRMYTSPAARGRGVARAVLAAVEQSARDAGRKRIVLECGDRQPEAIAMYTAAGYERIPNFGFYADEPGCLSFGRPL from the coding sequence GTGAGTGAGATCGAGATCCTTCCCCGGCCGTTCGACGCGCCGGAGTCGCAGGCGCTGATCCGGGCGGCCCTGGCCGACCTGGGCCGACGGTACGGCGGCAGCGGCGACGAGACGCCGGTCGACGCGACCGAGTTCGAGCCGCCGGCCGGCACGTTCCTGGTGGCCTACCTCGGCGGGGAGCCGGTCGGCTGCGGCGGCTGGCGCAGCCACGGCGACGACGGCGAGACGGCCGAGCTGAAGCGGATGTACACCAGCCCGGCGGCCCGGGGCCGGGGCGTGGCCCGCGCGGTGCTGGCCGCGGTCGAGCAGTCGGCCCGGGACGCCGGCCGTAAGCGGATCGTCCTGGAGTGCGGCGACCGGCAGCCCGAGGCGATCGCCATGTACACCGCGGCCGGCTACGAGCGGATCCCCAACTTCGGCTTCTACGCCGACGAGCCCGGCTGCCTGTCGTTCGGCCGCCCCCTCTGA
- the rpmB gene encoding 50S ribosomal protein L28: MASVCDVCGKGPGFGHNVSHSHRRTNRRWNPNIQSVRTPAGGGNTKKMQVCTSCIKAGKVTRA, from the coding sequence GTGGCTAGCGTGTGCGACGTCTGTGGCAAGGGACCGGGCTTCGGCCACAACGTGTCCCACTCGCACCGGCGGACCAACCGCCGCTGGAACCCGAACATCCAGTCGGTGCGTACCCCGGCCGGTGGCGGCAACACCAAGAAGATGCAGGTCTGCACCTCGTGCATCAAGGCCGGCAAGGTCACCCGCGCCTGA
- the recG gene encoding ATP-dependent DNA helicase RecG yields MTSDPSTVDTPLKKLVGEKTAKALASHLDLHTAGDLIYHFPRRYDERGEHTDIRSLDVGEQVTVLAQVQRTAVRPMRQRRGNLLEVTVGDGSGGVLTCTFFGNQAWRERELRPGRWGLFAGKVTEFRGKRQLNGPEYVLLGEGGDGEAAANEEVEEFAGALIPVYPAAAAVPTWVIARCVRVVLDTFTPPEDPLPATVRADRNLVGIGAALREIHRPSSKEELYRARRRLKWDEAFAVQLTLVQRKHRAADWPAKSRPGRPGGLLDAFDARLPYELTSGQQDVGVEIAADLAAAHPMHRLLQGEVGSGKTVVALRAMLQVVDSGGQAALLAPTEVLAAQHHRGMLDLLGPLAQAGELGAADGATRVELVTGSLGAAARRRALAEVAGGRAGIVLGTHALLYEGVDFADLGLVVVDEQHRFGVEQRDALRAKADQPPHVLVMTATPIPRTVAMTVYGDLEVSTLSQLPQGRSPIASHVVPAAEKPAFLDRAWRRVREEVGKGHQAYVVCPRIGEGPGSEEEPPREDDNGKRPPLAVTEVAPLLAEGPLHGLRIGVLHGRLPADEKDAVMRSFAAGELDVLVATTVVEVGVNVPNATVMIVLDADRFGVSQLHQLRGRVGRGSAAGLCLLVTEAMEGSSARERLDAVAGTTDGFKLAELDLEQRREGDVLGATQSGRRSHLRLLSLRRDADLIRDARAEAIALVEEDPELTRHPALAASVAALVDSERAEYLEKG; encoded by the coding sequence ATGACGTCCGATCCGTCCACCGTGGACACGCCGCTGAAGAAGCTGGTCGGGGAGAAGACCGCCAAGGCCCTGGCGAGCCACCTCGACCTGCACACCGCCGGGGACCTGATCTACCACTTCCCCCGTCGGTACGACGAGCGCGGCGAGCACACCGACATCCGCTCGCTCGACGTCGGTGAGCAGGTCACCGTGCTGGCCCAGGTGCAGCGCACCGCCGTCCGGCCGATGCGGCAGCGGCGCGGCAACCTGCTGGAGGTGACCGTCGGCGACGGCTCCGGTGGGGTGCTCACCTGCACCTTCTTCGGCAACCAGGCGTGGCGGGAGCGGGAGCTGCGCCCCGGGCGGTGGGGGCTGTTCGCCGGCAAGGTCACCGAGTTCCGGGGCAAGCGCCAGCTCAACGGCCCCGAATACGTGCTGCTCGGTGAGGGCGGCGACGGCGAGGCGGCGGCCAACGAGGAGGTCGAGGAGTTTGCCGGGGCGCTGATCCCGGTCTACCCGGCCGCCGCGGCGGTGCCGACCTGGGTGATCGCCCGCTGCGTCCGGGTGGTGCTGGACACCTTCACCCCGCCGGAGGATCCGCTGCCGGCCACCGTGCGGGCCGACCGCAACCTGGTCGGCATCGGGGCGGCGCTGCGCGAGATCCACCGACCCTCCAGCAAGGAGGAGCTCTATCGGGCCCGCCGCCGGCTCAAGTGGGACGAGGCGTTCGCGGTGCAGCTCACCCTGGTGCAGCGAAAGCACCGGGCGGCGGACTGGCCGGCGAAGTCCCGGCCCGGCCGCCCCGGCGGACTGCTCGACGCGTTCGACGCCCGGCTGCCGTACGAGCTGACCAGCGGCCAGCAGGACGTCGGCGTGGAGATCGCCGCCGACCTGGCCGCCGCGCACCCGATGCACCGCCTGCTGCAGGGCGAGGTCGGCTCGGGCAAGACGGTGGTGGCCCTGCGGGCCATGCTCCAGGTGGTCGACTCCGGCGGGCAGGCGGCCCTGCTCGCCCCGACCGAGGTCCTCGCCGCGCAGCACCACCGGGGGATGCTCGACCTGCTCGGGCCGCTGGCGCAGGCCGGCGAGCTGGGGGCAGCCGACGGCGCGACCCGGGTGGAACTGGTCACCGGCTCGCTCGGCGCGGCGGCCCGCCGCCGGGCCCTGGCGGAGGTGGCCGGCGGCCGGGCCGGGATCGTGCTCGGCACCCACGCCCTGCTCTACGAGGGGGTCGACTTCGCCGACCTGGGCCTGGTGGTGGTGGACGAGCAGCACCGCTTCGGCGTGGAGCAGCGCGACGCGTTGCGGGCCAAGGCCGACCAGCCGCCGCACGTGCTGGTGATGACGGCCACCCCGATCCCGCGCACGGTCGCCATGACCGTCTACGGCGACCTGGAGGTCTCCACCCTCTCCCAGCTGCCGCAGGGCCGCTCGCCGATCGCCTCGCACGTGGTGCCGGCCGCCGAGAAGCCGGCCTTCCTCGACCGGGCCTGGCGCCGGGTGCGCGAGGAGGTCGGCAAAGGCCACCAGGCGTACGTGGTGTGCCCGCGCATCGGTGAGGGCCCCGGCTCCGAGGAGGAGCCGCCGCGTGAGGACGACAACGGGAAGCGGCCGCCGCTGGCGGTGACCGAGGTGGCGCCGCTGCTCGCCGAGGGCCCGCTGCACGGGCTGCGGATCGGCGTGCTGCACGGGCGGCTGCCCGCCGACGAGAAGGACGCGGTGATGCGCTCCTTCGCCGCCGGCGAGCTGGACGTGCTGGTCGCCACCACCGTGGTCGAGGTCGGCGTCAACGTGCCCAACGCCACCGTGATGATCGTGCTGGACGCCGACCGGTTCGGTGTCTCCCAGCTGCACCAGCTGCGCGGCCGGGTGGGCCGGGGCTCGGCGGCGGGGCTCTGTCTGCTGGTCACCGAGGCGATGGAGGGCTCGTCGGCCCGGGAACGCCTCGACGCGGTCGCCGGCACCACCGACGGGTTCAAGCTCGCCGAGCTGGATCTGGAGCAGCGCCGCGAGGGTGACGTGCTGGGGGCCACCCAGTCCGGCCGCCGCTCGCACCTGCGGCTGCTGTCCCTGAGACGCGACGCGGACCTGATCCGGGACGCCCGGGCGGAGGCGATCGCCCTGGTCGAGGAGGACCCGGAGCTGACCCGCCATCCGGCGCTGGCCGCGTCGGTGGCCGCGCTGGTCGACTCCGAACGCGCCGAATACCTCGAGAAGGGCTGA
- a CDS encoding serine hydrolase, producing the protein MSTPSLARGVLLLARGDRLVVEQVGGAGDDALSTPCSRRTRFQIASISKQMTAAAVLLLAERQTLDVTDPVERWVPDCPPEWRGITLHHLLNHTSGLGHWEDYPLIDLARRTGPVELRALFRNVPPLFRPGARWHYSSPGYVLLAHAVERAAGRPYADFLAAEVFAPLGMTDSFAGAPGDRPDVAVGHSAGRPVPSWDLDMVNVGAGDVWCSADDLLTWLDVPRRGRLLTTASVARMTTAYAPTGSAGTAYGYGCFLGPLAGERAVHHSGENAGFRSFAAWLPDSDRRLVLLTNEDTAALSLVDQVLTAA; encoded by the coding sequence ATGTCGACTCCTTCGCTCGCGCGTGGTGTGCTGCTGTTGGCCCGAGGTGACCGACTGGTCGTGGAACAGGTCGGGGGCGCCGGTGACGACGCCCTCTCCACGCCCTGCTCCCGCCGGACGCGGTTCCAGATCGCGTCGATCAGCAAGCAGATGACCGCGGCGGCGGTGCTGCTCCTGGCCGAGCGGCAGACGCTCGACGTGACCGACCCGGTCGAGCGCTGGGTGCCCGACTGCCCGCCGGAGTGGCGCGGGATCACCCTGCACCACCTGCTGAACCACACCTCGGGGCTGGGCCACTGGGAGGACTACCCGCTGATCGACCTGGCCCGGCGTACCGGACCGGTGGAGCTGCGGGCCCTCTTCCGGAACGTTCCGCCACTGTTCCGTCCGGGGGCCCGGTGGCACTACAGCAGCCCGGGTTACGTGCTGCTGGCCCACGCCGTCGAGCGGGCCGCCGGCCGCCCGTATGCCGATTTCCTCGCCGCCGAGGTCTTCGCGCCGCTGGGGATGACCGACAGCTTCGCCGGTGCGCCGGGCGACCGCCCCGACGTGGCGGTCGGGCACTCGGCCGGACGGCCGGTCCCGTCCTGGGACCTGGACATGGTGAACGTCGGTGCCGGGGACGTCTGGTGCTCCGCTGACGACCTGCTCACCTGGCTCGACGTGCCGAGGCGGGGGCGTCTCCTCACCACCGCCTCGGTCGCGCGGATGACCACGGCGTACGCGCCGACCGGCTCGGCCGGGACGGCCTACGGCTACGGCTGTTTCCTCGGGCCGCTGGCGGGGGAGCGGGCGGTCCACCACTCCGGGGAGAACGCCGGGTTCCGGTCGTTCGCCGCCTGGCTGCCCGACTCCGACCGTCGGCTGGTGCTCCTCACCAACGAGGACACCGCCGCCCTCTCGCTGGTCGACCAGGTCCTCACCGCCGCCTGA
- a CDS encoding cell wall anchor protein, whose protein sequence is MHRLHLRRAAVLTAGALIGLAGVATVAGPALAHHPQPSGSYCAAGDGKVTVNWSVGSNVPDLTGKITRIESSVPGDITGSLAVGATLNEEGGEPLTGSQTHTFEGAIPELKLTVEARWVRDDKVIQTWQSVVAQPSQDCGPAQTPSPTPSSPAPSSPAPSATPEPSRSPEVTPSPSASRPASPSATPPAAAEPAEPVFQLEQTCDTMTFIVENPAKGIPFTATLTTEKGVTKKLVSEPGKTTSVSFDAYRGLKVTAKYDVVEDAETIPYTQPKDCSGQGGGLPVTGPAAGAIAGGAVLLLAAGAVLFVVARRRRVRFTA, encoded by the coding sequence GTGCACCGTCTCCACCTCCGGCGTGCCGCCGTCCTCACCGCCGGCGCGCTGATCGGCCTCGCGGGCGTGGCCACCGTCGCCGGCCCGGCCCTGGCCCACCACCCCCAGCCCTCCGGCAGCTACTGCGCGGCCGGGGACGGCAAGGTCACCGTCAACTGGTCGGTGGGCAGCAACGTGCCCGACCTGACCGGCAAGATCACCCGGATCGAGTCCTCCGTGCCCGGTGACATCACCGGCAGCCTGGCCGTCGGGGCGACCCTGAACGAAGAGGGCGGCGAGCCGCTGACCGGCAGCCAGACCCACACCTTCGAGGGCGCGATCCCCGAGCTGAAGCTCACCGTCGAGGCCCGCTGGGTACGCGACGACAAGGTCATCCAGACCTGGCAGAGCGTCGTCGCCCAGCCCTCGCAGGACTGCGGCCCGGCTCAGACGCCGTCGCCCACGCCCAGCTCCCCGGCGCCCAGCTCCCCCGCGCCGAGCGCCACCCCGGAGCCGAGCCGGTCGCCCGAGGTCACCCCGTCGCCGTCCGCGTCCCGCCCGGCCAGCCCGTCCGCGACGCCGCCCGCCGCGGCGGAGCCGGCCGAACCGGTGTTCCAGCTCGAGCAGACCTGCGACACGATGACCTTCATCGTCGAGAACCCGGCGAAGGGCATCCCCTTCACCGCCACGCTGACCACCGAGAAGGGCGTCACCAAGAAGCTCGTCTCCGAGCCGGGCAAGACCACCTCGGTCAGCTTCGACGCCTACCGGGGCCTCAAGGTCACGGCCAAGTACGACGTGGTCGAGGACGCCGAGACCATCCCGTACACCCAGCCGAAGGACTGCTCGGGCCAGGGTGGCGGCCTGCCGGTCACCGGCCCGGCCGCCGGCGCCATCGCCGGTGGAGCCGTCCTGCTGCTCGCCGCGGGCGCGGTGCTCTTCGTGGTGGCCCGCCGCCGTCGGGTCCGCTTCACCGCCTGA
- the rsmD gene encoding 16S rRNA (guanine(966)-N(2))-methyltransferase RsmD yields the protein MTRIVAGTLGGRRLAAPPGAGTRPTSDRVREALFSAVQAHVDLVGARVADLYAGSGAVGLEALSRGAEHVLLVESDARAARVIRENVAALRAAPAARLVTGRVATVLAAGPDGDPYDVVFADPPYAVPDEEVTAMLAALVDGGWLAPDALVIVERSSRSGQVTWVEGITAERSRRYGETTLWYGRRS from the coding sequence GTGACCCGGATCGTGGCCGGCACGCTCGGCGGCCGGCGGCTCGCCGCGCCGCCCGGCGCCGGCACCCGACCCACCTCCGACCGGGTACGCGAGGCGCTGTTCAGCGCGGTGCAGGCGCACGTGGACCTGGTCGGGGCGCGCGTCGCCGACCTCTACGCGGGCTCCGGCGCGGTCGGGCTGGAGGCGCTGTCCCGGGGCGCCGAGCACGTGCTGCTGGTGGAGTCCGACGCCCGGGCGGCCCGGGTGATCCGGGAGAACGTCGCCGCCCTGCGCGCCGCCCCGGCCGCCCGACTCGTCACCGGCCGGGTGGCCACCGTGCTCGCCGCCGGCCCGGACGGCGACCCGTACGACGTGGTCTTCGCCGACCCCCCGTACGCGGTGCCCGACGAGGAGGTCACCGCGATGCTCGCCGCGCTGGTCGACGGCGGTTGGCTGGCCCCGGACGCGCTGGTGATCGTGGAGCGGTCCAGTCGCAGCGGCCAGGTCACCTGGGTGGAGGGGATCACCGCCGAGCGCAGCCGCCGCTACGGCGAGACCACCCTTTGGTACGGTCGCCGATCATGA
- the coaD gene encoding pantetheine-phosphate adenylyltransferase, whose amino-acid sequence MRRAVCPGSFDPVTNGHLDIIGRASRLFDEVIVGVLVNQSKSGLFTVDERIEMLREVTSSYDNVRVESFRGLLVDFCRAQQASVLIKGLRAVSDFDYELQMAQMNIGLAGVETLFMPTNPLYSFLSSSLVKDVAKWGGDISSHVPDVVREQLRARLTPQQPG is encoded by the coding sequence ATGAGACGTGCGGTCTGTCCCGGCTCGTTCGATCCGGTCACCAACGGACACCTCGACATCATCGGCCGGGCCAGCCGGCTCTTCGACGAGGTGATCGTCGGAGTGCTGGTCAACCAGTCGAAGAGCGGCCTGTTCACCGTGGACGAGCGGATCGAGATGCTCCGCGAGGTCACCTCGTCGTACGACAACGTGCGGGTGGAGTCGTTCCGCGGGCTGCTGGTGGACTTCTGCCGGGCCCAGCAGGCGAGTGTGCTGATCAAGGGCCTGCGGGCGGTCAGCGACTTCGACTACGAGCTGCAGATGGCGCAGATGAACATCGGCCTGGCCGGCGTGGAGACCCTCTTCATGCCGACCAACCCGCTCTATTCGTTCCTCTCCTCCAGTCTGGTCAAGGACGTCGCCAAGTGGGGCGGGGACATCTCCTCCCACGTCCCGGACGTGGTGCGCGAGCAGCTCCGGGCCCGGCTGACGCCGCAGCAGCCCGGCTGA
- a CDS encoding DUF177 domain-containing protein: MPKHSSSSLNPRSPLVLDTRDLPRRPGALRTVKRVVPAPADLGVELIGVPEGADLDLDLRLESVSEGVLVSGTITGPVKGECGRCLREIDDSVVVNVQELYAYENSTTDATTDEDEVGRMQDDLIDLEPALRDAVVLKLPTNPLCREDCPGLCPECGVHWDDLPADHSHQEIDPRWASLSQLNRTEE, translated from the coding sequence ATGCCCAAACACTCGTCTTCATCACTCAACCCCAGGTCGCCGCTGGTCCTCGACACGAGGGACCTGCCGCGCCGACCTGGTGCGTTGCGTACGGTCAAGCGGGTGGTGCCGGCACCGGCGGACCTCGGCGTGGAGTTGATCGGCGTGCCGGAAGGCGCGGACCTCGACCTCGACCTGAGGTTGGAGTCGGTGTCCGAGGGCGTGCTCGTCTCCGGGACCATCACCGGTCCCGTCAAGGGCGAGTGCGGCCGCTGCCTACGCGAGATCGACGACTCGGTGGTCGTGAACGTCCAGGAGCTGTACGCGTACGAGAACAGCACCACGGACGCCACGACCGACGAGGACGAGGTGGGCCGGATGCAGGACGATCTGATCGACCTGGAGCCGGCGCTGCGGGACGCGGTGGTGCTCAAGCTGCCGACCAACCCGCTCTGCCGGGAGGACTGCCCAGGCCTGTGCCCCGAGTGCGGGGTGCACTGGGACGACCTGCCGGCCGACCACAGCCACCAGGAGATCGACCCGCGTTGGGCGAGCCTGTCGCAACTGAACCGTACAGAGGAGTAG
- the rpmF gene encoding 50S ribosomal protein L32 — MAVPKRKMSRSNTRSRRANWKAAVVATVACPQCKSPKLPHAACSVCGTYNGRQVLEV, encoded by the coding sequence GTGGCCGTCCCCAAGCGCAAGATGTCGCGCAGCAACACCCGGTCCCGCCGGGCGAACTGGAAGGCGGCCGTGGTCGCGACCGTGGCCTGCCCGCAGTGCAAGTCGCCGAAGCTGCCGCACGCGGCGTGCTCCGTCTGCGGCACGTACAACGGCCGCCAGGTTCTCGAGGTCTGA
- a CDS encoding phosphate acyltransferase PlsX — protein MAVDLLGGDDAPDVVVDGALRAVRTDPDLQLLLVGPAEVAGGLIDALDPAERARITVRPVRTVVGMGDHPVAARGHSTVRAAVTAVRDGLADALVSAGSTGATVTAAALGLGRWAGVRRPALVATLPAVAGPVVLLDVGGSLEPRAATLARHAVLGAAYAAVAHCVAAPRVGLLSVGTEAGQGDRLRRAADPMLAAAPLPCGARYVGLVEGYDVALGTRADVVVTDGFTGNVLLKAIEGAYAMAGGPPASGGAPRAAALLGVCGTVVVCHGAARPDDVASGIALAAHLWRRRATDLISGLLDGIPQDPAHGNEVGP, from the coding sequence ATCGCCGTTGACCTCCTCGGCGGGGACGATGCTCCCGACGTCGTGGTTGACGGCGCTCTGCGGGCGGTGCGTACCGACCCCGACCTGCAGCTGCTGCTCGTCGGCCCCGCCGAGGTGGCCGGCGGGCTGATCGACGCCCTCGACCCGGCCGAACGCGCCCGGATCACGGTCCGCCCGGTGCGGACCGTCGTCGGCATGGGCGACCATCCCGTCGCCGCCCGCGGCCACAGCACCGTCCGCGCGGCGGTCACCGCGGTCCGCGACGGTCTTGCGGACGCACTCGTCTCCGCCGGCTCGACCGGCGCCACCGTCACCGCCGCCGCGCTCGGCCTGGGCCGGTGGGCGGGCGTGCGCCGGCCCGCCCTGGTGGCCACCCTGCCGGCCGTCGCCGGCCCGGTGGTCCTGCTCGACGTGGGCGGTTCGCTGGAGCCCCGCGCGGCCACCCTCGCCCGGCACGCCGTCCTCGGCGCCGCCTACGCGGCGGTGGCGCACTGCGTGGCCGCGCCCCGGGTCGGCCTCCTCTCCGTCGGCACCGAGGCCGGCCAGGGCGACCGCCTGCGCCGCGCCGCCGATCCCATGCTCGCTGCCGCGCCGCTGCCCTGCGGCGCCCGCTACGTGGGCCTGGTCGAGGGGTACGACGTCGCCCTCGGCACCCGCGCCGACGTGGTGGTCACCGACGGCTTCACCGGTAACGTGCTGCTCAAGGCGATCGAGGGCGCGTACGCGATGGCCGGCGGACCACCGGCCAGCGGCGGCGCCCCCCGGGCGGCCGCCCTGCTCGGCGTCTGCGGCACGGTGGTCGTGTGCCACGGCGCGGCCCGACCCGACGACGTCGCCTCCGGCATCGCCCTCGCCGCCCACCTGTGGCGACGGCGGGCCACCGACCTGATCTCCGGCCTGCTCGACGGCATTCCGCAGGATCCCGCACACGGCAACGAGGTAGGACCATGA
- the mutM gene encoding bifunctional DNA-formamidopyrimidine glycosylase/DNA-(apurinic or apyrimidinic site) lyase produces the protein MPELPEVETVRQGLAQWVTGRRIASVEVRHPRAVRRHTPGGAHFADVLADRTVTDVRRRGKYLWLPLDSGDALIGHLGMSGQLLLQPVGAADELHLRVRFRFADDGPELRFVDQRTFGGLSVSAGGAELPAEIAHIARDPMDPEFSDDAFVAALRRRRTEVKRALLDQTLVSGVGNIYADEALWRAKLHGARPTDALTVPAARRLLGHVRDVLGEAIKQGGTSFDELYVNVNGESGYFDRSLNAYGREGEPCPRCGAPIRREAFMNRSSYSCPRCQPRPRGTLRG, from the coding sequence GTGCCTGAGCTGCCCGAGGTCGAGACGGTCCGGCAGGGCCTGGCCCAGTGGGTGACCGGCCGGCGGATCGCCTCGGTCGAGGTGCGGCACCCCCGGGCCGTACGCCGGCACACCCCGGGCGGCGCGCACTTCGCCGACGTGCTCGCCGACCGGACGGTGACCGACGTCCGGCGGCGCGGCAAGTACCTGTGGCTGCCGCTGGACAGCGGGGACGCCCTGATCGGCCACCTCGGCATGTCCGGCCAGCTGCTGCTCCAGCCGGTCGGCGCGGCCGACGAGCTGCACCTGCGGGTCCGGTTCCGGTTCGCCGACGACGGTCCGGAGCTGCGCTTCGTGGACCAGCGGACGTTCGGCGGGCTGTCGGTCTCCGCGGGCGGCGCGGAGCTGCCCGCCGAGATCGCCCACATCGCCCGGGACCCGATGGACCCGGAGTTCTCCGACGACGCCTTCGTGGCGGCGCTGCGCCGGCGGCGTACCGAGGTGAAGCGGGCGCTGCTGGACCAGACCCTGGTTTCCGGGGTGGGCAACATCTATGCCGACGAGGCGCTGTGGCGGGCGAAGCTGCACGGTGCCCGGCCCACCGACGCGCTGACCGTCCCGGCCGCCCGGCGGCTGCTCGGGCACGTCCGGGACGTGCTGGGTGAGGCGATCAAGCAGGGCGGCACCAGCTTCGACGAGCTGTACGTCAACGTCAACGGCGAGAGCGGCTACTTCGACCGGTCGCTGAACGCGTACGGCCGGGAGGGGGAGCCCTGCCCGCGGTGCGGTGCGCCGATCCGGCGGGAGGCGTTCATGAACCGGTCGTCGTACAGCTGCCCGCGCTGCCAGCCGCGGCCCCGGGGGACCCTCCGGGGTTGA